The following coding sequences lie in one Micromonospora sp. R77 genomic window:
- a CDS encoding MFS transporter, protein MTKVTEARSSGGRRWAIDLRPLRVPAYRRMWLGNTLAMLGFQFTAVAVPVEMYALTRDSFWVGLLGVAGFVPLLIFGLWGGAVADARDRRRVLLAGSALLWASMAGLLVHALVGGGSPVLLLALVAVHSTAFAISSPARVAILPRLLPAELVPAGSTLNYTTFTAASVVGPLAAGLIFAAFGTGPGLPVAYALDALLFTGLVVATLRLPAMPPEPPAEGEARRGGLGGVLDGFRYLATTPVLLSSFAIDLVAMVLAMPRALFPEIAASRFGGGAAVGWLYSAIAIGAVVGGLTSGWIGRLRRQGLVLVVAVVGWGLAVAAAGLARQLWLMVALLAVAGAADLVSAVLRQSMMLVYAPDRMRGRLQGVSTVVVAGGPRLGDLRAGAAAAGFGSGVAWVGGGLASAALAVLLVVAFPALLRYRAATSRP, encoded by the coding sequence GTGACGAAGGTCACCGAGGCCCGGTCGTCCGGTGGCCGCCGCTGGGCCATCGACCTGCGTCCGCTGCGGGTCCCGGCGTACCGGCGGATGTGGCTCGGCAACACCCTCGCCATGCTCGGCTTCCAGTTCACCGCCGTCGCCGTGCCGGTGGAGATGTACGCCCTGACCAGAGACTCGTTCTGGGTCGGGCTGCTCGGCGTGGCGGGCTTCGTACCCCTGCTGATCTTCGGGTTGTGGGGCGGCGCGGTGGCCGACGCCCGCGACCGGCGCCGCGTGCTGCTCGCCGGCTCGGCGCTGCTCTGGGCCTCGATGGCCGGCCTGCTGGTGCACGCGCTGGTCGGCGGGGGCAGCCCGGTGCTGCTGCTGGCGCTGGTGGCGGTGCACTCGACCGCCTTCGCGATCAGCTCGCCGGCCCGCGTCGCGATCCTGCCCCGGCTGCTGCCGGCGGAGCTGGTGCCGGCCGGGAGCACGCTGAACTACACCACCTTCACCGCCGCCTCCGTGGTCGGGCCGCTGGCCGCCGGCCTGATCTTCGCGGCCTTCGGCACCGGCCCCGGCCTGCCGGTCGCGTACGCGCTGGACGCGCTGCTCTTCACCGGCCTGGTGGTGGCCACCCTCCGGCTGCCCGCGATGCCCCCGGAGCCACCCGCCGAGGGTGAGGCCCGCCGCGGTGGACTCGGCGGGGTCCTCGACGGGTTCCGCTACCTGGCCACCACGCCGGTGCTGCTGTCGTCGTTCGCCATCGACCTCGTCGCGATGGTCCTGGCGATGCCGCGCGCGCTCTTCCCGGAGATCGCCGCGAGCCGGTTCGGCGGCGGCGCGGCGGTGGGCTGGCTCTACAGCGCGATCGCGATCGGCGCCGTGGTCGGCGGCCTCACCTCCGGCTGGATCGGCCGGCTGCGCCGGCAGGGCCTCGTCCTGGTGGTGGCGGTGGTCGGCTGGGGGCTGGCGGTCGCGGCGGCCGGGCTGGCCCGGCAGCTCTGGCTGATGGTGGCGCTGCTCGCCGTCGCCGGGGCGGCCGACCTGGTCAGTGCCGTACTGCGGCAGTCCATGATGCTGGTGTACGCCCCGGACCGGATGCGCGGCCGGCTCCAGGGCGTCAGCACCGTCGTGGTGGCGGGTGGGCCGCGCCTTGGTGACCTGCGGGCCGGCGCGGCAGCGGCCGGCTTCGGCAGCGGCGTGGCCTGGGTGGGTGGCGGGCTGGCCTCCGCCGCGCTGGCCGTGCTGCTGGTGGTCGCCTTCCCGGCCCTGCTCCGTTACCGCGCCGCCACGAGCCGACCCTGA
- a CDS encoding aldose 1-epimerase family protein yields the protein MENAAIRPPSGTQWTIAADGHEAVIVEVGGGLRSYRHDGVDYVDGYDADEISPGSAGHVLSPWPNRIRDGQYTFGGRSYQLDLTEPARGNAIHGLVNWVRWDLVEQADDAVTVGYELPPTPGYPWPLRLRNRWSVGADALRVEHEVTNLATEPCPYGYSMHPYLQLPGVPVDELTMRVPGRSRMLLDGRLLPVGVTGVAGTEYDYTEPRPIGDAVLDMAFGDVVRDADGTSTVTLAAPDGSAAVHVWADGEFGWWQVFTGDTLSGERHRRSVAVEPMTCPADAFRSGRDVITLAPGDTWRGAWGVRPRG from the coding sequence ATGGAGAACGCCGCGATCCGTCCCCCGTCCGGGACACAGTGGACCATTGCCGCCGACGGCCACGAGGCGGTCATCGTCGAGGTGGGCGGAGGGCTGCGGTCGTACCGGCACGACGGGGTGGACTACGTCGACGGGTACGACGCGGACGAGATCAGCCCCGGCTCGGCCGGTCACGTGCTGTCGCCCTGGCCGAACCGGATCCGGGACGGGCAGTACACGTTCGGCGGCCGGTCGTACCAGCTGGACCTGACCGAACCGGCCCGGGGCAACGCCATCCACGGCCTGGTCAACTGGGTGCGGTGGGACCTGGTCGAGCAGGCGGACGACGCGGTGACCGTCGGGTACGAGCTGCCACCGACCCCGGGTTACCCCTGGCCGCTGCGGCTGCGCAACCGGTGGAGCGTGGGCGCGGACGCGCTGCGGGTCGAGCACGAGGTCACCAACCTCGCCACCGAGCCCTGTCCGTACGGCTACTCGATGCACCCGTACCTCCAACTGCCCGGCGTCCCGGTCGACGAGCTGACGATGCGGGTGCCGGGGCGGTCCCGGATGCTGCTGGACGGTCGGCTGCTGCCGGTCGGCGTCACCGGCGTCGCCGGCACCGAGTACGACTACACCGAGCCCCGCCCGATCGGCGACGCGGTGCTCGACATGGCCTTCGGCGACGTGGTCCGGGACGCCGACGGCACCTCCACGGTGACCCTCGCCGCCCCGGACGGCTCCGCCGCCGTGCACGTCTGGGCGGACGGCGAGTTCGGCTGGTGGCAGGTCTTCACCGGGGACACCCTCAGCGGGGAGCGGCACCGGCGGTCGGTGGCCGTGGAGCCGATGACCTGCCCGGCCGACGCGTTCCGCTCGGGTCGGGACGTGATCACCCTGGCGCCGGGGGACACCTGGCGGGGTGCCTGGGGTGTCCGGCCCCGGGGCTGA
- a CDS encoding nitroreductase family protein, whose protein sequence is MEFAEVVRRRRMVRNYDPDRPVPPDVVDRLLAHATRAPSAGFAQGWGFLVLETPADRELFWTAATPAGGGRERWLAGMRRAPLIVVPHANRSAYLERYAEPDKGWADRSAERWPVPYWFVDTGFAALLMLLTAVDEGLGACFFGIPPQRLDAYREAFGVPEEYQPIGAVTVGYRSPDHRSPSLRRGRRPVDEVVRRGRWS, encoded by the coding sequence GTGGAGTTCGCCGAGGTGGTCCGGCGTCGCCGGATGGTCCGCAACTACGACCCGGACCGCCCGGTCCCGCCCGACGTGGTGGACCGGCTGCTGGCCCACGCCACCCGGGCACCCTCGGCGGGCTTCGCGCAGGGCTGGGGCTTCCTGGTGCTGGAGACGCCGGCCGACCGGGAGCTGTTCTGGACGGCGGCCACCCCGGCGGGCGGCGGGCGGGAGCGCTGGCTGGCCGGCATGCGGCGGGCGCCGCTGATCGTCGTACCGCACGCCAACCGGTCCGCCTACCTGGAGCGGTACGCCGAACCGGACAAGGGCTGGGCGGACCGCTCGGCCGAGCGCTGGCCGGTGCCGTACTGGTTCGTCGACACCGGCTTCGCCGCGCTGCTGATGCTGCTCACCGCCGTCGACGAGGGGCTCGGCGCGTGCTTCTTCGGCATTCCGCCGCAGCGGCTGGACGCCTACCGCGAGGCGTTCGGGGTGCCCGAGGAGTACCAGCCGATCGGCGCGGTCACGGTGGGTTACCGGTCACCCGACCATCGGTCACCGTCGCTGCGCCGGGGTCGGCGACCGGTCGACGAGGTGGTCCGCCGGGGCCGCTGGAGTTGA
- a CDS encoding type II toxin-antitoxin system VapB family antitoxin, whose protein sequence is MIFRAVRDGRPYPEHNLTLKQWAEIPPRPLRLDQLITTKRELALDKLLAEDSTFYGDLFPHVVQWNGGLYLEDGLHRALRAALQQRNQIHARVLVLSGQPE, encoded by the coding sequence GTGATCTTCAGAGCGGTCCGGGACGGACGTCCCTACCCGGAGCACAACCTCACGCTCAAGCAGTGGGCGGAGATCCCGCCGCGACCGCTGCGGCTGGACCAGCTCATCACCACCAAGCGGGAGCTCGCGCTCGACAAGCTCCTCGCCGAGGACTCCACCTTCTACGGCGACCTCTTCCCGCACGTGGTGCAGTGGAACGGCGGCCTCTATCTGGAGGACGGCCTGCACCGGGCGCTGCGCGCGGCGCTCCAGCAGCGCAACCAGATCCACGCCCGGGTGCTGGTGCTCAGCGGCCAGCCCGAGTGA
- a CDS encoding acyl-CoA dehydrogenase family protein: MSPLDLLDIDASLSEEERQIRAVVRQLVDDRVRPHVAGWYEDGQVPARELAREFGKLGLLGMHLTGYGCAGASAVAYGLACLELEAGDSGVRSLVSVQGSLAMYAIWRFGSEEQKQRWLPAMAAGEAIGCFGLTEPDHGSDPASMATRARRDGDDWILNGSKMWITNAPIADVAVIWARTDEGVRGFAVAMDTPGVTAREIRHKMSLRASLTGEIALDDVRLPADARLPEAVGLKAPLSCLTEARHGIVWGALGAARDCLETALSYATTRTQFGRPLAGFQLTQAKLADMAVEWNKGLLLALHLGRLADAGRLRPDQVSVGKLNNVREAIAIARECRTILGANGVSGEYPVMRHANNLESVLTYEGTSEIHQLVIGQRLTGLSAFA, from the coding sequence ATGAGCCCTCTCGACCTGCTCGACATCGACGCGTCGCTGAGCGAGGAGGAGCGGCAGATCCGGGCCGTCGTGCGCCAGCTCGTCGACGACCGGGTACGCCCGCACGTCGCCGGCTGGTACGAGGACGGTCAGGTACCGGCCCGCGAGCTGGCCCGCGAGTTCGGCAAGCTCGGCCTGCTCGGCATGCACCTGACCGGGTACGGCTGCGCCGGCGCCTCCGCCGTCGCGTACGGGCTGGCCTGCCTGGAGCTGGAGGCCGGCGACTCCGGCGTCCGCTCCCTGGTCTCGGTGCAGGGCTCACTCGCCATGTACGCCATCTGGCGTTTCGGCAGCGAGGAGCAGAAGCAGCGCTGGCTGCCCGCGATGGCGGCCGGCGAGGCGATCGGCTGCTTCGGGCTGACCGAGCCGGACCACGGCTCCGATCCGGCGTCGATGGCCACCCGGGCCCGCCGCGACGGCGACGACTGGATCCTCAACGGCAGCAAGATGTGGATCACCAACGCGCCGATCGCCGACGTGGCCGTGATCTGGGCGCGCACCGACGAGGGCGTGCGGGGTTTCGCCGTAGCCATGGACACGCCGGGGGTGACGGCCCGCGAGATCCGGCACAAGATGTCGCTGCGCGCGTCGCTGACCGGCGAGATCGCCCTCGACGACGTGCGGCTGCCCGCAGACGCCCGGCTGCCCGAGGCGGTCGGGCTGAAGGCGCCGCTGAGCTGCCTGACCGAGGCCCGGCACGGCATCGTCTGGGGTGCGCTCGGCGCGGCCCGCGACTGCCTGGAGACGGCCCTGTCGTACGCGACCACCCGCACCCAGTTCGGCCGGCCGCTGGCCGGCTTCCAGCTCACCCAGGCCAAGCTCGCCGACATGGCGGTCGAGTGGAACAAGGGCCTGCTGCTGGCGCTGCACCTGGGCCGCCTCGCCGACGCCGGCCGGCTCCGCCCCGACCAGGTCAGCGTGGGCAAGCTGAACAACGTCCGGGAGGCGATCGCGATCGCCCGGGAGTGCCGCACGATCCTCGGCGCCAACGGCGTCTCCGGCGAGTACCCGGTGATGCGGCACGCCAACAACCTGGAGAGCGTGCTGACCTACGAGGGCACCTCGGAGATCCACCAGCTGGTCATCGGGCAGCGCCTCACCGGCCTGTCCGCCTTCGCCTGA
- a CDS encoding DUF4230 domain-containing protein, translated as MARDGDINEPTREFPGYPTGESLRERSDVPADPTPGRPGGGATRGLLAVLGAAALAVVVLLGVQATGILPDFRNPFAKEQTDRSQPPLLKSIRDLSRYVAAEGNFQVVVDLQKDRNNVPAFLLNERTLFVGAGSVEAYVDFAKIADGAVVESADGKSVEIKLPAPQLGETNLDLEKSYVFAEQRGLINRINDLVAGDPNKQQQVYKLAEDKITAAARDSGLTARAQENTRKMLEGLLRSLGYEKVTVTYTAP; from the coding sequence ATGGCCCGCGACGGTGACATCAACGAGCCCACCAGGGAGTTCCCCGGTTATCCGACCGGTGAGTCGCTGCGGGAGCGGTCCGACGTCCCTGCCGACCCGACACCGGGGCGGCCCGGGGGCGGGGCGACCCGGGGCCTGCTGGCGGTGCTCGGCGCGGCGGCGCTCGCGGTGGTGGTGCTGCTCGGCGTGCAGGCCACCGGGATCCTGCCGGACTTCCGCAACCCGTTCGCCAAGGAGCAGACCGACCGCAGCCAGCCGCCGCTGCTCAAGTCGATCCGCGACCTCAGCCGTTACGTCGCCGCCGAGGGCAACTTCCAGGTCGTCGTCGACCTGCAGAAGGACCGGAACAACGTGCCGGCGTTCCTGCTCAACGAGCGGACGCTCTTCGTCGGGGCCGGCAGCGTCGAGGCGTACGTCGACTTCGCCAAGATCGCCGACGGAGCGGTGGTGGAGTCCGCCGACGGCAAGTCGGTCGAGATCAAGCTGCCCGCGCCGCAGCTCGGCGAGACCAACCTCGACCTGGAGAAGAGCTATGTCTTCGCCGAGCAGCGCGGCCTGATCAACCGGATCAACGACCTGGTCGCCGGTGACCCCAACAAGCAGCAGCAGGTCTACAAACTGGCCGAGGACAAGATCACCGCCGCCGCCCGGGACAGCGGGCTCACCGCCCGCGCCCAGGAGAACACCCGCAAGATGCTGGAGGGCCTGCTCCGCTCCCTGGGCTACGAGAAGGTCACCGTCACCTACACCGCCCCCTGA
- a CDS encoding PspC domain-containing protein, with protein MSRKLVRPRQGRMLAGVCAGLAQRFGMSAGMIRLLFLLSLLLPGTQVIVYLVLWILMPNEDTHTRY; from the coding sequence ATGAGTCGCAAACTGGTCCGGCCCCGTCAGGGGCGCATGCTCGCCGGTGTCTGCGCCGGCCTCGCCCAGCGGTTCGGCATGTCGGCCGGCATGATCCGGCTGCTGTTCCTGCTGTCGCTGCTGCTGCCCGGCACCCAGGTGATCGTCTACCTGGTCCTCTGGATCCTGATGCCGAACGAGGACACCCACACCCGCTACTGA
- a CDS encoding L-serine ammonia-lyase, protein MISVFDLFSVGIGPSSSHTVGPMRAARTFVTGLKADGLLADTARVQAELFGSLGATGHGHGSDRAVLLGLEGEAPETVDTDRVGSRVAEIRAGRRLRLLGVQEVDFDPDHDLVLHRRRSLPYHPNGMTFAAYDAAGGQLRARTYYSVGGGFVVDEAAAGADRIVPDTTRVPYPFLTGAELLKVTADNGLSISEVMLANELSWRTEGEVRAGLLDIWRVMRECVESGCRRDGTLPGGLKVRRRAAELRRGLEADVYSMDPLRVMDWVTLFALAVNEENAAGGRVVTAPTNGAAGIIPAVLHYYTRFVPGASDDGVVRFLLAAGAIGVLFKENASISGAEVGCQGEVGSACSMAAAGLAEALGGTPEQVENAAEIGMEHNLGLTCDPVGGLVQIPCIERNAVASIKAITAARLALRGDGVHHVSLDKVIKTMRETGADMKVKYKETARGGLAVNVIEC, encoded by the coding sequence ATGATCAGTGTTTTCGACCTTTTCAGCGTCGGCATCGGGCCGTCCAGCTCGCACACCGTCGGGCCGATGCGGGCCGCCCGGACCTTCGTCACCGGGCTCAAGGCCGACGGCCTGCTCGCCGACACCGCCCGGGTGCAGGCGGAACTCTTCGGCTCGCTGGGCGCGACCGGGCACGGTCACGGCAGTGACCGGGCGGTGCTGCTCGGGTTGGAGGGCGAGGCGCCGGAGACGGTCGACACGGACCGAGTGGGTTCCCGGGTGGCGGAGATCCGTGCCGGGCGCCGGCTGCGTCTGCTGGGCGTACAGGAGGTCGACTTCGACCCGGACCATGATCTGGTGCTGCACCGTCGCCGGTCGCTGCCGTATCACCCGAACGGGATGACCTTCGCGGCGTACGACGCGGCGGGTGGGCAGCTGCGGGCCCGGACGTACTACTCGGTCGGTGGTGGGTTCGTGGTGGACGAGGCGGCGGCCGGGGCGGACCGGATCGTCCCGGACACCACGCGGGTGCCGTACCCGTTCCTCACCGGCGCGGAGCTGCTGAAGGTCACCGCCGACAACGGGCTGTCGATCAGTGAGGTGATGCTCGCCAACGAGCTGTCCTGGCGTACCGAGGGGGAGGTGCGGGCGGGGCTGTTGGACATCTGGCGGGTGATGCGCGAGTGCGTCGAGAGCGGCTGCCGGCGGGACGGCACCCTGCCGGGCGGTCTGAAGGTACGCCGTCGGGCGGCGGAGCTGCGGCGTGGCCTGGAGGCGGACGTCTACTCGATGGATCCGCTGCGGGTGATGGACTGGGTGACGCTCTTCGCGCTGGCGGTGAACGAGGAGAACGCGGCCGGCGGCCGGGTGGTGACCGCGCCGACGAACGGTGCGGCGGGCATCATCCCGGCGGTGCTGCACTACTACACGCGGTTCGTGCCGGGCGCGTCCGACGACGGGGTGGTGCGGTTCCTGCTGGCGGCCGGGGCGATCGGCGTGCTGTTCAAGGAGAACGCCTCGATCTCCGGTGCCGAGGTGGGCTGCCAGGGTGAGGTGGGGTCGGCGTGTTCGATGGCGGCGGCCGGGCTGGCCGAGGCGCTGGGCGGCACCCCGGAGCAGGTGGAGAACGCGGCCGAGATCGGCATGGAGCACAACCTCGGGCTGACGTGTGATCCGGTGGGCGGGCTGGTGCAGATCCCGTGCATCGAGCGGAACGCGGTGGCCAGCATCAAGGCGATCACGGCGGCCCGGTTGGCGCTGCGCGGCGACGGCGTGCACCACGTGTCGCTGGACAAGGTCATCAAGACCATGCGGGAGACCGGCGCGGACATGAAGGTCAAGTACAAGGAGACCGCCCGCGGCGGCCTCGCCGTCAACGTCATCGAGTGCTGA
- a CDS encoding ABC transporter permease — protein MTTGVAALWSARNSLRILVKRDLAVKYQQSVLGYFWSLIEPLGMGLIYWFVFGVLYSGATRRHLGDAAGSYPLFLITGIFAWMWASSALNEATNALTGQARLITTMNVPRQVFPIGRVTGRFAEYAAGLPILLGIAAIYAWHGKIRFGWSLLALPLAVAVQLVLLVGIALLLSAFNVLMRDIERFMRLIIRLLFYATPIIYPLSLVRESGMPTWVKVAYELNPLVGIFQLHHSIWYPDEFPDAWLLATTVLGSLLVLAAGWWAFGRLEPAVLKEL, from the coding sequence GTGACGACAGGCGTCGCGGCGCTCTGGTCGGCCCGCAACTCGCTGCGCATCCTGGTGAAGCGGGACCTCGCGGTGAAGTACCAGCAGTCCGTGCTGGGCTACTTCTGGTCGCTGATCGAGCCGCTGGGCATGGGTCTGATCTACTGGTTCGTCTTCGGCGTGCTCTATTCCGGGGCGACCCGTCGGCACCTGGGCGACGCGGCGGGCTCGTATCCGCTCTTCCTGATCACCGGCATCTTCGCCTGGATGTGGGCCAGTTCGGCGCTCAACGAGGCGACGAACGCGCTGACCGGCCAGGCCCGGCTGATCACCACGATGAACGTGCCCCGGCAGGTCTTCCCGATCGGCCGGGTCACCGGCCGGTTCGCCGAGTACGCCGCCGGCCTGCCCATCCTGCTCGGCATCGCGGCGATCTACGCCTGGCACGGGAAGATCCGCTTCGGCTGGTCGCTGCTCGCCCTGCCGCTGGCCGTGGCGGTGCAACTGGTGCTGCTGGTGGGGATCGCCCTGCTGCTGTCGGCGTTCAACGTGCTGATGCGGGACATCGAGCGGTTCATGCGGCTGATCATCCGGCTGCTCTTCTACGCCACCCCGATCATCTATCCGCTCAGCCTGGTCCGGGAGTCCGGCATGCCGACCTGGGTGAAGGTGGCGTACGAGCTGAACCCGCTGGTCGGGATCTTCCAGCTGCACCACTCGATCTGGTATCCGGACGAGTTCCCCGACGCCTGGCTGCTCGCCACCACCGTGCTGGGCAGCCTGCTGGTGCTGGCGGCCGGCTGGTGGGCGTTCGGCCGGCTGGAACCGGCCGTGCTCAAGGAACTGTGA
- a CDS encoding ABC transporter ATP-binding protein, with protein sequence MMPPIIEADGLGIRFVRNRRRQLRLRELLIHRDGRKADAGQFWPLRDVSFRIEPGDTVGVVGRNGTGKSTLLRLIAGVLIPDEGRIRVRGDVAPLLELSAGFSNDLTGRENLYLVGGLHGLSTGYLRRHFDEIVSFAGEQIERSIDTTVRHYSSGMKVRLGFAVIAHLPHPILLVDEVTAVGDAEFRAKCYATIERLLAEGRTLVLVSHNEKDLTRFCRRGLYLDAGRLTVDGTIDEALAAYAGAAQR encoded by the coding sequence GTGATGCCGCCGATCATCGAGGCCGACGGTCTGGGCATCCGGTTCGTGCGCAACCGGCGCCGGCAGTTGCGGCTGCGGGAGCTGCTGATCCACCGGGACGGCCGGAAGGCCGACGCCGGCCAGTTCTGGCCGCTGCGGGACGTGTCGTTCCGGATCGAGCCGGGCGACACGGTCGGGGTGGTGGGGCGCAACGGCACCGGCAAGAGCACCCTGCTGCGGCTGATCGCCGGGGTGCTGATCCCCGACGAGGGCCGGATCCGGGTCCGGGGTGACGTGGCCCCGCTGCTGGAGCTCTCGGCGGGTTTCTCCAACGACCTGACCGGCCGGGAGAACCTCTATCTGGTCGGCGGCCTGCACGGGCTCTCCACCGGCTACCTGCGCCGGCACTTCGACGAGATCGTCTCGTTCGCCGGTGAGCAGATCGAACGGTCCATCGACACCACGGTCCGGCACTACTCGTCGGGGATGAAGGTCCGGTTGGGCTTCGCGGTGATCGCGCACCTGCCGCATCCCATCCTGCTCGTGGACGAGGTGACCGCGGTCGGGGACGCCGAGTTCCGCGCCAAGTGCTATGCGACCATCGAGCGACTTCTCGCGGAAGGGCGCACGCTGGTGCTGGTGTCACACAACGAAAAGGACCTCACCCGGTTCTGTCGTCGGGGGCTCTATCTCGACGCCGGCCGGCTGACGGTCGACGGGACGATCGACGAGGCACTGGCCGCCTACGCCGGCGCGGCGCAGCGGTGA
- a CDS encoding DUF5941 domain-containing protein, protein MTLAIVLAADAAGGTGDAAQRLAEQWRRAGATDVRVAADLAELAALVSTQNAAVLVSGTDLVAHTAVLRHLATSPVGPTVALVLTDPPGVGQVAVREERGQVVAVGAPGELPDATGVFGGAFRVGPDDLPALAAAARAATTTTTASAVDRLFADLTARGTLTFAHRVRLLVAHRATDPADRATAEAAVAVVDEDRAELRLSVKERDDFFTTFFVSTWSVYVTKAAARIGLGPTAVTMISVVFAVAAAVLFGVGGRPALVAGAVLLYLGFVLDCVDGQLARYTRHFSAWGGWLDTMADRAKEYVVYAGLGYGATHAGFRYGWALAIAAITLQTVRHMTDTWYGVLHDEAARRPRPATPDTGGIGGKLNAASTKVQADTGSVSYWLKRTVVFPIGERWALMALAAALFGPLVALVAVLVWGTLAFAYTGALRTLRARWMRVPVLTTVDTGLYRDDGRLARILPAARGPLALAMLGALGAAGLLLWALLTVHDGGQLPGWAVPLGLLVLLAGASGARAAHDGPLDWLVPAALRAGEFLFAIAVGVAGRAPAWLIFGYVFVLTLHHYDLTARLEKRQEAPPLHAATLGWEGRSGLLAVGSIVGITSIALATLGTYLLVVFVASVVLAWVVLPARARRTPAAVRRG, encoded by the coding sequence GTGACGCTCGCGATCGTGCTCGCCGCCGACGCGGCGGGCGGGACGGGTGACGCCGCGCAGCGGCTGGCGGAGCAGTGGCGGCGGGCCGGGGCGACCGACGTGCGGGTCGCCGCCGACCTGGCCGAGCTGGCCGCGCTGGTGAGCACTCAGAACGCTGCGGTGCTGGTCAGCGGCACCGATCTGGTGGCGCACACCGCCGTCCTGCGGCACCTGGCGACGAGCCCGGTCGGCCCGACGGTGGCGCTGGTGCTCACCGATCCGCCAGGGGTCGGTCAGGTGGCGGTCCGTGAGGAGCGCGGCCAGGTGGTGGCGGTGGGCGCCCCGGGCGAGCTGCCCGACGCCACCGGCGTCTTCGGCGGCGCGTTCCGCGTCGGCCCGGACGACCTGCCCGCCCTGGCCGCCGCCGCCCGCGCGGCCACCACCACGACCACGGCGTCCGCGGTGGACCGGCTCTTCGCCGATCTCACGGCGCGCGGCACGTTGACCTTCGCCCACCGGGTACGCCTGCTCGTCGCGCACCGGGCCACCGACCCGGCCGACCGGGCCACCGCCGAGGCGGCGGTCGCCGTGGTCGACGAGGACAGGGCGGAACTGCGGCTCTCGGTCAAGGAGCGGGACGACTTCTTCACCACCTTCTTCGTCAGCACCTGGTCGGTGTACGTGACGAAGGCCGCGGCCCGGATCGGGCTGGGCCCGACGGCGGTCACCATGATCTCGGTGGTCTTCGCGGTGGCGGCGGCGGTGCTCTTCGGCGTCGGCGGGCGGCCCGCGTTGGTTGCCGGTGCGGTCCTGCTCTACCTGGGTTTCGTGCTGGACTGCGTGGACGGCCAGTTGGCCCGCTACACCCGGCACTTCAGCGCCTGGGGTGGCTGGCTGGACACCATGGCCGACCGGGCGAAGGAATACGTGGTCTACGCCGGTCTCGGCTACGGCGCCACGCACGCCGGGTTCCGCTACGGCTGGGCCCTCGCGATCGCCGCGATCACCCTGCAGACCGTCCGGCACATGACCGACACCTGGTACGGCGTGCTGCACGACGAGGCGGCCCGGCGACCCCGCCCGGCGACTCCCGACACCGGTGGGATCGGCGGGAAGTTGAACGCCGCGTCGACGAAGGTGCAGGCGGACACCGGCTCGGTGTCGTACTGGCTGAAGCGGACGGTGGTCTTCCCGATCGGGGAGCGGTGGGCGCTGATGGCGCTGGCCGCCGCGCTCTTCGGCCCGCTGGTGGCGCTGGTGGCGGTGCTGGTCTGGGGGACGCTGGCGTTCGCGTACACCGGGGCGTTGCGGACGCTGCGGGCCCGCTGGATGCGGGTGCCGGTGCTGACCACGGTCGACACCGGCCTCTACCGGGACGACGGCCGGCTGGCCCGCATCCTGCCGGCCGCTCGGGGGCCGCTGGCGCTGGCGATGCTCGGCGCGCTCGGCGCGGCGGGGCTGCTGCTCTGGGCGTTGCTGACCGTGCACGACGGCGGGCAGCTGCCGGGCTGGGCCGTGCCGCTGGGGCTGCTGGTGCTGCTGGCCGGCGCGTCCGGAGCGCGGGCGGCGCACGACGGGCCGCTGGACTGGCTGGTCCCGGCGGCGCTGCGGGCCGGGGAGTTCCTCTTCGCGATCGCCGTCGGGGTGGCGGGCCGCGCGCCGGCCTGGCTGATCTTCGGGTACGTCTTCGTGCTCACCCTGCACCACTACGACCTGACCGCCCGGTTGGAGAAGCGGCAGGAGGCCCCGCCGCTGCACGCCGCCACGCTGGGCTGGGAGGGGCGGTCGGGGCTGCTGGCCGTCGGGTCAATCGTCGGAATCACGAGTATTGCTCTGGCTACACTCGGTACGTACCTTCTCGTGGTTTTCGTCGCGAGCGTGGTCCTCGCCTGGGTGGTCCTGCCGGCCCGCGCCCGACGGACGCCGGCCGCCGTTCGGCGGGGGTGA